The Verrucomicrobium spinosum DSM 4136 = JCM 18804 genome includes a region encoding these proteins:
- the rsmH gene encoding 16S rRNA (cytosine(1402)-N(4))-methyltransferase RsmH: MPNSPSDEVPPSAPVHKRRQRYSGKNPRRFEDKYKELQPERYADTVAKVRASGKTPAGQHIPIMLPEILEVLAPQPGERALDCTLGYGGHAEALLRAVQPDGCLMGLDQDAIEIEKTGARLKALGFPEATLRVVRMNFAGLRKALDEAAWSDGADVILADLGVSSMQIDNPARGFSFKSDGPLDMRMNPLRGVPARELLRKISVPKLTALLEENADETNSILLAAALAGQDFAKTPTLAAAVKRALPRHLDEEEVTATTRRVFQALRIAVNDEFGALDSFLRVLPTALRPGGRVAVLTFHSGEDRRVKKAFLAGSRDGTFSAISDEVQRPSPEEIRLNTRAASAKLRWAVRA; the protein is encoded by the coding sequence CAACAGTCCGTCCGATGAAGTCCCGCCTTCTGCACCGGTGCACAAGCGCCGCCAGAGGTATAGCGGCAAGAACCCACGCCGATTCGAGGACAAGTACAAGGAACTCCAGCCGGAGCGTTATGCTGACACCGTCGCCAAGGTCCGGGCCTCAGGGAAAACACCCGCGGGCCAGCATATCCCCATCATGCTGCCCGAGATCTTGGAGGTCCTCGCTCCCCAGCCCGGCGAACGCGCCCTCGACTGCACTCTTGGCTACGGTGGTCATGCGGAGGCCCTTCTCCGCGCCGTCCAACCAGATGGCTGTCTCATGGGCCTCGATCAGGACGCCATCGAAATCGAGAAGACCGGTGCCAGGTTGAAGGCCCTCGGCTTCCCAGAAGCCACCCTGCGCGTGGTCCGCATGAACTTCGCGGGCCTGCGCAAGGCCCTTGATGAAGCGGCCTGGAGCGACGGCGCGGACGTCATCCTGGCCGATCTCGGTGTCTCCTCCATGCAGATTGACAACCCCGCCCGGGGCTTCAGCTTCAAGTCAGACGGCCCGCTCGATATGCGCATGAACCCACTGCGCGGCGTGCCTGCCCGCGAGCTCTTGCGCAAGATTTCTGTGCCAAAACTCACCGCCCTCCTGGAGGAGAACGCAGATGAGACAAACTCCATCCTGCTCGCCGCGGCGCTCGCAGGCCAGGACTTCGCCAAGACGCCCACCCTGGCCGCGGCCGTGAAACGCGCCCTGCCACGACACCTCGACGAGGAGGAAGTCACTGCCACCACCCGCCGCGTCTTCCAGGCCCTCCGCATCGCCGTGAATGACGAGTTCGGTGCCCTCGACTCCTTCCTGCGGGTTCTCCCCACCGCCCTCCGCCCCGGCGGGCGGGTGGCCGTGCTGACCTTTCACTCCGGCGAAGACCGCCGGGTGAAAAAAGCCTTCCTCGCCGGCTCCCGCGACGGCACCTTCAGCGCCATCAGCGATGAAGTGCAGCGCCCCTCCCCGGAGGAAATCCGCCTCAACACCCGCGCCGCCTCTGCCAAACTCCGGTGGGCCGTGCGTGCCTAG
- a CDS encoding archaeosortase/exosortase family protein — protein MNLPRVPDHAWRTVLAAGAILMAIQLTHAHDELRDVTKPVVMGILWMLGIVVQDCGESIKVGALQVPWTRDCAGINLLWILLALAVWVNRRESSPRRFWIRVAAMVPAALIANTARVLTLVAYRSAFYPSVESPQTHYFMGLLWLVPFVTLVTPEDDRPKSHVVAETLHAAAVVALLAPLAGVPMGGLVCLAAVVALAKCRKQTFGGWRDGLLLGAWGMAGAGIALTNLDSLWLPWLLACPALAPATWIFSWPGLAVLLSTNAVFAMQSWSLWVGGAGLLFAVSREFKSQGHGQGTSLSASVPGNTPFSWAASALNGLTLAAFVLPFTASTVLALGQDTWLPPAVIPSRALGNQGYELKLPDQPDDVAVVCFAPSGRERHHTMQVCFKYRGVTLTELDAPGNLSTDGTRVYKEYFLTGGALLDSYAEYVRHTFYPGASPGVHFIVVAPQEKLSVDEMVKLADRLANQFAQICQKQTATDGARPR, from the coding sequence ATGAATTTACCCCGGGTTCCTGACCATGCCTGGCGGACAGTGTTGGCTGCGGGCGCGATCCTCATGGCCATACAGCTCACGCACGCCCATGACGAGTTGCGGGATGTTACCAAGCCGGTGGTCATGGGAATTTTGTGGATGTTGGGAATTGTGGTGCAGGACTGCGGTGAGTCCATTAAGGTGGGGGCACTACAGGTGCCCTGGACCCGTGACTGTGCTGGCATCAATCTTTTATGGATCCTGCTTGCACTGGCCGTCTGGGTAAATCGGCGTGAATCTTCCCCACGGAGATTCTGGATTCGAGTCGCGGCCATGGTGCCAGCGGCATTGATTGCCAACACTGCCCGGGTGCTGACTCTGGTGGCTTATCGATCGGCCTTTTATCCTTCCGTGGAGTCTCCGCAGACTCACTATTTTATGGGGCTGCTCTGGCTCGTTCCCTTTGTGACGCTGGTCACGCCAGAGGATGACCGGCCCAAGTCTCATGTCGTTGCAGAGACCTTGCACGCGGCCGCCGTGGTCGCGTTACTCGCTCCATTGGCAGGTGTGCCCATGGGCGGACTTGTCTGCCTGGCTGCAGTCGTGGCCCTCGCAAAGTGCCGCAAGCAAACTTTCGGGGGATGGCGGGATGGCTTGCTCTTGGGAGCCTGGGGCATGGCTGGAGCTGGCATTGCCCTGACGAATTTGGATTCGCTATGGCTTCCCTGGCTCCTGGCGTGTCCGGCGTTGGCACCTGCAACCTGGATTTTTAGCTGGCCCGGATTGGCAGTGTTACTCTCCACCAATGCCGTGTTTGCCATGCAGTCGTGGTCTCTCTGGGTTGGCGGGGCGGGCTTGCTGTTCGCCGTGTCACGCGAGTTCAAATCTCAAGGTCACGGCCAGGGAACATCCCTCAGTGCTTCAGTGCCAGGAAACACCCCCTTTAGCTGGGCGGCATCAGCGCTCAATGGATTGACTTTGGCGGCATTTGTTTTGCCCTTTACGGCATCCACCGTCCTGGCATTGGGGCAGGACACCTGGCTGCCACCGGCGGTCATCCCGTCGCGTGCGCTTGGGAATCAGGGGTATGAGTTAAAGCTTCCAGACCAGCCGGACGATGTCGCAGTGGTCTGCTTTGCCCCTTCAGGCAGGGAGAGGCACCATACCATGCAAGTGTGCTTTAAATACCGTGGCGTCACGCTCACAGAGCTTGATGCGCCGGGTAATCTTTCCACAGATGGCACTCGCGTTTACAAAGAATACTTCCTCACTGGAGGGGCGCTGCTGGACAGCTATGCAGAATACGTGCGCCATACGTTCTATCCAGGGGCCTCCCCAGGAGTGCACTTCATTGTTGTGGCCCCCCAAGAGAAACTGTCTGTAGATGAGATGGTCAAACTTGCCGACCGCCTGGCCAATCAATTTGCACAAATCTGCCAGAAACAGACCGCGACAGATGGAGCGCGCCCCAGATGA